The proteins below are encoded in one region of Phaseolus vulgaris cultivar G19833 chromosome 1, P. vulgaris v2.0, whole genome shotgun sequence:
- the LOC137815720 gene encoding uncharacterized protein — protein sequence MATRPARARSEEMTLQQLMGMVHGLQDAVAASNVEQERMQADLTASQVRSEELHRTNEELRHRWRGRDEPEAASPPREFRTPFSQAILETAIPNTFTGPKVTFTGMEDPEAHLTAFHTQILLVGGSDAAKCKLFMSTMTGMAMDWFISLPEGHVTSFAQLSKLFREQYLTNRTPAPVSYDLFDVKQFQGETLKEYISRFRAQVVKVGTKEEPMIVYAFKKGVRPGSFSKTLNRSRPKTFAEIRRQAVEHIASEGETYEKCTTTMPARPKA from the coding sequence ATGGCCACCCGACCagcacgcgctaggagtgaagagatgaccctaCAGCAGCTCATGGGGATGGTGCACGGGCTACAAGACGCAGTGGCCGCCTCGAATGtagaacaggaacgcatgcaggcggacctCACAGCTTCTCAAGTAAGAAGCGAGGAACTCCACCGCACCAACGAGGAGTTACGTCATAGATGGCGGGGCAGAGACGAACCGGAGGCTGCATCCCCACCCAGGGAATTCAGAACACCGTTTTCACAAGCAATCTTGGAGACAGCAATTCCCAACACGTTCACAGGACCCAAAGTGACGTTCACAGGAATGGAGGACCCCGAAGCGcacctcacggcgttccacacacagatttTACTGGTAGGTGGATCGGACGCTGCTAAgtgcaagcttttcatgagcaccatgacggggatggccatggactggttcatcagcctcccagagggccacGTCACGTCCTTCGCCCAACTTTCGAAACTATTTAGAGAACAGTACCTAACCAACAGAACCCCTGCCCCAGTCTCGTACGACCTTTTCGACGTCAAGCAGTTCCAAGGTGAAACCCTAAAGGAATACATAAGCCGCTTCAgggcacaggtggtgaaagTAGGTACCAAGGAGgaacccatgattgtgtacgcgttcAAGAAGGGAGTGCGCCCCGGATCGTTCAGCAAGACGCTTAACCGCAGTCGCCCCAAAACTTTCGCTGAAATAAGGCGACAAGCGGTGGAACATATTGCCTCAGAAGGTGAAACGTATGAAAAATGTACAACCACTATGCCGGCGCGCCCCAAGGCATAG